The DNA sequence GGGGCATGAAGTCGATTGCTGCTCGGTTTGCATTGGCGGTGAATCGTGTCTTCAAGCGCACAGGTAAGGTGATTGCAGGCCGCTATCACGTTCAGCTTCTCACGTCGCCCCAACAGGTGCGCAACGCGCTTCGTTACGTGCTTCTCAATATTCGAAAGCACTTCAAACAGCGGAACGGCCATCCGCCGCCGGTGAAGATTGACGAAGCCTCTTCGGGCAGCCAGTTTGACGGTTGGCGCGCAAGCTCTGAGAGCTTGCGCGTGAAGGCATCCACCCAGGAAGATGTAGGAGTCGCCAAGGCGGTGGGCTGGCTCCTCAGCAAAGGCTGGCGCAGACGCGGCCTAATCAACCTCTCGGCAATACCTGGCTAAAAACTCTCCCCCACCCAGCGCTCTCGCCGACGCCCAACCCGTCCCGCCTACCAAACCGCCCTTTTCCCTAACCGCCCAACGGGCAACCAAGCCAGGAAGAAGGATGCCCCCGAGGCCTATCCCCAAAGCCTCGCAACCGCAAAGTCCCGCACCCCCCGCCTACCGCCCAACCCCAGCATCCAGCACCGTCAACAATTGATCTGCACTTCCAAGTCGTATCCCCGCCCGCCGTCCTTCCACCAGTAGGCTCGGCTCGCTCGATACCAGGCTTTGGTTGCTCTTCGCTGCTCCCCGTTCCCGAACCTCCACATAGCTCGAATGCGCGAATGCCTCGAACATCGCGGCCTCGCTTTCCGGTACCGCGACCGATACCGCGCCGCGTGGTGCCGCCAGATGGCCTGTGGGTGCGCCCGAGAAGGCGACCGAGATGTTTCCAGAATCGGAGATGGCGTTGACCCGAGCTGCGGCGCGTCGCACCCGAATTGCACCTTGGGAGTTTCGAACGCGGATTGTTCCGGAGACGTCGTCGATGGTGATTTCGCCGCGGTGTCCGATCAGTCGCGTCGAGCCCTCGATGTGGTTGGCGAGGATCTGGCCGCGGTCAGTTTCAATCGTCAAGTTTCCCCGGGTGTTGGCAACGCGCACGTCGCCGCGCCCCGTGTGGAGGTCGAGGGAGTAGTGCTCGGGAACCCAGGCGATTACTTCGATGCTCGGGGTCTGGAGCAAACCCGAGCGCCAGCCGCGTTGGGCGCCGCGCAAAATGATGCGTTCGGATTGAGAATCGAGCTCGAACCGGACCGCCCTGGCGTTGATGCCCCACGCATGAGCGTCAAGACGCACGGCGTCGAGTCGGTGGGTGCGAACGGTGATGTCCCCCGCTTCGAGATCGATTTCGAGATGTCCGCCGTAAACCGTGGGCAGATGCTCTTCGAAGTCCTGTCGACAGCCCGGGCCAAGCGTCCCCAACAGTGCGCAGGCGATCAGTGCGGCGATTCTCGATTGCGGTTTTCCAATACTCATAATTTGTTTCCCGGTCATTCCGATTCTCAATCGGTTGATTCCGGGTTGGGGCCGACCGCATGGGAGCGCAATTCTCACCGCTTAGGGGTCTTAGAGCCGGTGATGGATGAAAGTGACCAGAAGAGCGCCGGGAAAAAACTGGAGGCCGACTGCTGGCGCTAGCTCGCGCCGTTACCGGACGCGATGGCGGGCAAGGTACGGAGCATGATGCTCAGGTCGTTGGTCAGCGACCAAGTATCGATGTACTCGAGGTCGAGTCGCACCCAGCCATCAAATCCGATCGCGTTTCGCCCCGAGACCTGCCACAGGCAGGTGATGCCCGGACGCATCGAAAGGCGTCGTCGCTCGAAGGTCTCGTACTCCGCGACCTCGACCGGGACAGGGGGTCGAGGCCCGACCAGGCTCATGTCTCCGATCAATACGTTGAAAAACTGTGGCGCTTCGTCGAGAGAGTATCGCCTCAGAATGCGCCCGATCTTGGTGATGCGCGGATCCCGGGAAATCTTGAACACCGGTCCGTCCATTTCGTTCAACTCGCTGAGTGCATGGCGATTCGCTTCGGCGTCGACACTCATCGTCCGCAATTTGTACATTACGAAGTGTCGACCGTTGAGCCCGCAGCGGACCTGACGAAAGAATACGGGGCCCGGGCCCGTCAATTTGATCAACGCTGCCGCGATGGCGATTGCCGGTCCCGAGATCAACAAGCCCAGCGCCGCGCCGACAACGTCGATTCCCCGTTTGATCGCTAGTTTGATCACATTGTGGTGCACCGGTGCAAAGCTCAGGGCCGTAAGACTGCCGAACTGCGCCGCCCGGGGCGGAGGCAGGTAGTCGCCGAAGAGGTCTGATAGCAGGGTGATGGGTACCCCCGCGGCCGCGCACGAATCCACCACTTCGATGATGCTGGCGAGCATGGACCTCGGGCAGGCGATGATCACCTCATCGATCACCTGATCGGCAATCAGGCCCTTCATGTCGGTGATCTTGAAAATCAGATTCGGCGCAACGCATGAACCGTCGGGCGGTGTGTCGTTGTCCACGAAGCCGATGATGTGCAGACCCCAATCCGGATTCTGCTCGATCACGCTCTGGACGTAGGCGGCCCGGGGACCCGTTCCTACGATGACCACGTTGCGATCGTAGCGATTCGATTCTCGAATCCAGCGCGAGATGCGGAATACGATCGCGCGAACAATGCACAGCGCGGCGAGCTGAAGCGCAGTGCAGA is a window from the Myxococcales bacterium genome containing:
- a CDS encoding sugar transferase, which gives rise to MLRDDSSHFDPLYQLADLFVCAGVLLATILLPGMLDKELMDGSASFRLIAFGFGCTLIWPVAFQLLDLYANQRSSGLRDIQHRVLTLSAGVGIAQLAMVVIFAPPISLVFPIVCTALQLAALCIVRAIVFRISRWIRESNRYDRNVVIVGTGPRAAYVQSVIEQNPDWGLHIIGFVDNDTPPDGSCVAPNLIFKITDMKGLIADQVIDEVIIACPRSMLASIIEVVDSCAAAGVPITLLSDLFGDYLPPPRAAQFGSLTALSFAPVHHNVIKLAIKRGIDVVGAALGLLISGPAIAIAAALIKLTGPGPVFFRQVRCGLNGRHFVMYKLRTMSVDAEANRHALSELNEMDGPVFKISRDPRITKIGRILRRYSLDEAPQFFNVLIGDMSLVGPRPPVPVEVAEYETFERRRLSMRPGITCLWQVSGRNAIGFDGWVRLDLEYIDTWSLTNDLSIMLRTLPAIASGNGAS
- a CDS encoding DUF4097 family beta strand repeat protein, with protein sequence MSIGKPQSRIAALIACALLGTLGPGCRQDFEEHLPTVYGGHLEIDLEAGDITVRTHRLDAVRLDAHAWGINARAVRFELDSQSERIILRGAQRGWRSGLLQTPSIEVIAWVPEHYSLDLHTGRGDVRVANTRGNLTIETDRGQILANHIEGSTRLIGHRGEITIDDVSGTIRVRNSQGAIRVRRAAARVNAISDSGNISVAFSGAPTGHLAAPRGAVSVAVPESEAAMFEAFAHSSYVEVRERGAAKSNQSLVSSEPSLLVEGRRAGIRLGSADQLLTVLDAGVGR